A single region of the Salvia miltiorrhiza cultivar Shanhuang (shh) chromosome 8, IMPLAD_Smil_shh, whole genome shotgun sequence genome encodes:
- the LOC131001228 gene encoding uncharacterized protein LOC131001228: MRVAVVGGGVSGLVAAYVAAEGGVEVVLYEKEDYLGGHAKTVDVDDTSLDLGFMVFNRVTYPNMMEFFENVGVEMEVSDMSFSVSLDKGRGCEWGSRGGLSGLFAQKKNAFNPYFWNMLREIIKFKTDVLSYLQHLEDNPHIDRSQTLGNFVQSRGYSQLFQNAYLIPICGSIWSCSSEGVMSFSAYSILSFCRNHHLLQLFGRPQWLTVRWRSQNYVNKIKKVLESRGCQIRTNAGVCSVSGNDEGCIVSCKDGSEEAYDGCIIGAHAPDALKMLGEQATFDELRILGAFQYAYSDIYLHRDKSLMPKNPAAWSAWNFLGSINDKVCVTYWLNILQNIEEKGLPFLVTLNPPSTPQHTLLKWSTGHPIPSVAASKASSQLHLIQGKRRIWFCGAYQGYGFHEDGLKAGILAANGFLRKSCMLKSNPIYMVPSWLETGARYLVTRFLERFIATGSLILLENGGTMYTFEGSRNGSFLKVTLRVHTPQFYWKVAKEADLGLADAYINGDFSFVDKNEGLLNLFMLFIANRDINTSTAQLNNKRGWWTPMLFTSAVASAKYFFQHVSRQNTVTQARRNISRHYDLSNKLFSLFLDETMTYSCAIFKSEGEDLKIAQLRKVSLLIEKAKISKDDHILEIGCGWGTLAVEVVRRTGCKYTGITLSEQQLQYAELKVKEAGLQNRIKFLLCDYRQLPNKEKYDRIISCEMLEAVGHEFMEEFFRCCESVLAENGLLILQFISIPDKRYDEYRRSSDFIKEYIFPGGCLPSLSRVTSAMAAASRFCVEHLEDFGVHYYHTLRCWRENFLKNQSEIKDLGFNDKFIRTWEYYFDYCAAGFKTCTLGNYQIVFSRPGNVAAFGDPYKGVPSAY, from the exons ATGAGAGTGGCTGTGGTGGGAGGCGGCGTGAGTGGTCTGGTTGCGGCATATGTGGCGGCGGAGGGCGGCGTGGAGGTGGTGCTCTATGAGAAGGAAGATTACTTAGGCGGCCATGCCAAGACTGTTGATGTTGATGACACTTCTCTTGACCTTGGATTTATGGTTTTCAATCGa GTTACTTATCCAAACATGATGGAATTCTTCGAGAATGTTGGAGTTGAGATGGAGGTGTCGGACATGTCGTTCTCAGTGAGCTTAGACAAAGGGCGCGGCTGCGAATGGGGCAGTCGGGGTGGTCTCTCCGGATTATTTGCACAGAAGAAGAACGCCTTCAATCCCTACTTTTGGAATATGCTGAgagaaatcatcaaattcaagacCGATGTGCTCTC TTACCTCCAACATCTTGAAGATAATCCACACATTGATAGGAGTCAGACACTTGGAAACTTCGTACAATCACGTGGTTACTCCCAGCTATTTCAAAACGCCTATCTT ATTCCAATCTGTGGCTCAATCTGGTCGTGCTCTTCAGAAGGAGTGATGAGCTTCTCTGCATATTCCATACTTTCATTTTGTCGAAACCACCATCTTCTGCAG CTTTTTGGTCGCCCTCAATGGCTTACTGTGAGGTGGCGTTCACAAAATTATGTCAACAAG ATCAAGAAAGTGCTAGAAAGTAGAGGCTGTCAAATCAGAACCAATGCTGGAGTATGTTCTGTTTCAGGAAATGATGAGG GCTGCATTGTAAGCTGCAAGGACGGCTCAGAAGAAGCGTATGATGGGTGCATAATTGGTGCTCATGCTCCGGATGCTCTGAAGATGTTAGGAGAGCAGGCGACATTTGATGAACTAAGAATACTCGGTGCTTTTCAGTATGCCTATag TGATATTTACCTTCACCGCGACAAAAGTCTAATGCCCAAAAACCCGGCAGCATGGAGTGCGTGGAACTTTCTTGGATCCATCAATGACAAAGTTTGTGTGACATATTGGCTCAACATCCTACAG AACATTGAAGAGAAGGGGCTTCCTTTTCTAGTGACACTCAACCCTCCTTCCACTCCTCAACATACACTGCTCAAGTGGTCGACTGGCCACCCCATCCCCTCAGTTGCTGCATCAAAAGCTTCGTCTCAGCTACATCTCATACAAGGAAAGAGAAGGATATGGTTCTGTGGAGCATATCAAG GCTATGGCTTTCACGAGGATGGACTAAAG GCAGGAATACTTGCTGCCAATGGCTTTCTTAGAAAAAGCTGTATGCTAAAGAGCAACCCCATATACATGGTACCTTCTTGGCTTGAAACGGGGGCACGCTATCTTGTAACAAGGTTTCTTGAACGTTTTATAGCTACTGGCAGCCTAAT ATTATTGGAAAACGGAGGTACAATGTACACCTTCGAAGGCAGCAGGAACGGGAGCTTCTTAAAAGTGACTTTGAGAGTTCATACTCCACAGTTTTACTGGAAG GTTGCAAAAGAAGCAGATTTAGGCCTAGCCGACGCCTACATTAATGGGGACTTTTCTTTTGTTGATAAGAATGAAGGTTTGCTCAACCTTTTCATG TTATTTATTGCCAATAGAGATATAAACACTTCTACTGCACAGCTGAACAACAAAAG AGGATGGTGGACACCGATGCTCTTCACTTCTGCCGTGGCTTCTGCAAAATACTTCTTCCAGCACGTGTCGAGGCAGAACACAGTAACTCAAGCACGACGTAATATCTCAAGGCATTATGACTTA AGCAACAAACTCTTCTCTCTGTTTCTGGACGAAACAATGACATATTCCTGTGCAATATTTAAG TCTGAAGGTGAAGACCTAAAGATTGCTCAGCTCAGGAAAGTTTCTCTTCTAATTGAAAAG GCAAAGATCAGCAAGGATGATCACATTTTGGAGATTGGATGCGGTTGGGGAACTTTAGCAGTCGAAGTCGTTAGAAGAACCGGCTGCAAATACACCGGAATCACCTTATCGGAACAGCAGCTGCAATATGCTGAACTCAAAGTAAAGGAAGCCGGCCTGCAG AACCGCATAAAATTTCTTCTATGTGACTACAGACAGTTGCCAAACAAGGAGAAATATGACAGGATTATATCATG TGAGATGTTAGAAGCTGTAGGTCATGAGTTCATGGAAGAGTTTTTCAGGTGCTGTGAATCCGTATTAGCAGAAAACGGCCTTCTCATCCTTCAG TTCATATCTATACCAGACAAGAGATACGATGAATATAGGCGTAGTTCAGACTTCATCAAAGAGTATATATTCCCAGGGGGGTGCCTGCCTTCACTAAGCAGAGTAACATCAGCCATGGCTGCTGCCTCAAGATTCTG CGTGGAGCACCTTGAAGACTTCGGAGTCCATTATTACCACACACTCAGATGCTGGCGCGAAAACTTCCTCAAAAATCAAAG TGAAATAAAGGATCTGGGATTCAACGACAAGTTCATCAGAACGTGGGAGTATTACTTCGACTACTGTGCTGCAGGATTCAAAACTTGTACACTTGGAAACTATCAG ATTGTGTTCAGTCGACCTGGAAATGTCGCGGCATTTGGTGATCCTTACAAGGGTGTTCCTTCTGCTTATTGA
- the LOC131001229 gene encoding uncharacterized protein LOC131001229, which translates to MDMSNNGLKIEVNNNVLNSLESPKVVMIEESDESKALLPSNNGGLAKKSDKPKRKVHWMDNNGDNLAEILEFQPSDVSDSEEDESDSCICRIM; encoded by the exons ATGGATATGAGTAATAATGGTTTGAAGATAGAGGTGAACAATAACGTTCTAAACAGCTTGGAGTCTCCAAAAGTAGTTATGATTGAGGAGAGTGATGAGTCTAAAGCATTATTGCCTTCCAACAACGGTGGATTGGCGAAGAAGTCGGATAAACCTAAGAGGAAAGTTCACTGGATGGATAACAATGGAGATAATCTTGCAGAAATCTTGGAGTTTCAACCAAG TGATGTGAGCGACTCGGAAGAGGACGAGTCAGATTCTTGCATCTGTAGAATAATGTAG